The Cyclobacteriaceae bacterium DNA segment CATCCAAAGCCGAAGTAGGTTCATCCGCTAAAATTACAGGAGGGTTATTTAAAACCGCACGGGCAATGGCAACGCGTTGCGCCTGTCCCTGACTCAGTTCAGTCACTTTGCTGTGCTTCTTTTCCGCAATGCCCAAACTTCCCAACACCTCTTCCACCTGGGTATGGTTGATAGGCAGTTCCGCGAGGTAAGGTGCCATGATTAAATTCTTTTCAACCGTGAGCGCACTGATCAGGTGGTTGCGCTGAAACACAAACCCCATGTGCTTGCCTCGAAAATGATCTAACGCTGTTTCCGACAAAGATGAAAGTTCTGTACCCGCCACTTCAACCGATCCGGAGTAGCCGCGAAGTAACCCGCCCAACACGTGAAGCAAGGTGGTTTTACCGCTTCCGGATTCACCCAATAACAAACAGTGTTCACCTTTTTCGATGCTGAAATCCGGAAAGCGTATGCCTTTCTGGTTTCCGTAGGCGAATGACAAATTTTTAATCGTTACCATAATGCGGCTTAAAAATAAAAGTCTGGTGGGTTTATTCCGCCAGACTTTTGTTTATTTATTACTAAAGATTATCAATTTACGTCATTGCGAACCGAAGCGGAGGCAGAGCGTTGGAGTGAAGCAATCCCAAAACTTCTAAGCAAGGGATTGCTTCACCCCGGCACGCCTACCAGCCCTTCCGTTCGCAATGACGGGAACTGATTTAATTTTTAATTGGTTCGTAATCCTTAAACGGTGACAGCGTTACTTTTTCCATCATCTCGCGGTATTCTTTCCACGTACTTTCGTAAAAGGCGTTAACCCGCTTCACTACTTCCGCGATTTTATCTTCCGCATGTTTCACCACCCTTCTATCCGTATCGCTGATCGGATCGCGGGAGCGGCCCACATAACCCATAGCGGTATTGATATATGAAACGGGTGTCGGATCAGGTGAACGCACAATGCCTTGGCGGTCATCTTCCTTACCTAATATATAGTCGAATAACGCATTGATGGAATCCTTTACTGCCTTGGTTTTAGCAGCCGCATCTTTCAGGTCATCGCGCTTTGCGTCTTTGATCTTCTTTTCGTATTCCTCTACAATCTCTTTTGACTCACGAAGTCTGTCGGTAGCCGTTGTAGCCAGGCTACGCAGCTTTTGCAAATCCTTAATCTGTGCGTAGCGTTGCTCATACACAGAAGTTGGAACATCCATACGCGGATCAGCTTTTACAATAATGGAAGTTGAATCTTTCTGATCACCAAAGGTAACGCGAAGCTTATAGGTGCCCGGCAGAACGGTTGTTCCGCCAAAGCCACCAAAACCACCGCCACCCATACCTCCGCGTGGCGCCTGGCGGGAAGGTTGACGATCACCTTTTTCATTCAGCATCCAACCCATCCGGTATACGCCATTTTCTTCGGGTGCCTTCTGGCGAATGGTGTTCACCAACTCACCCTTTGCATTGAAGATTTCCAGCTTTACGGAATCATACTTCACTCCTTTTTTCGGCTCAGGTGTAACCGGCTTGGGTTCTTCTTTGCCTTTCTTTCCCTTAGCCTCAACAGCAGCAGGCTTAGGTTGATCGGATGGCTTGTTTACCGAATACGTAATCATGGCACCGGGCTGACGGTTTTGTCCGTTGAACACGGCATTCGCATCGAAGCGCGGACCAGCCGGTTGTTGCATGGACACCAGGTATGCATCCGGAGGTGTAAACACATGAAGTGTTTTAGACGCTACTGAAGCTGACTTCGCCATCTCGCGCAGCGGACGGATATCATCCAACACATAGATGGCGCGACCAAATGTACCGATAACCAAATCGTGTTCGCGTGGGTGAATCACCATATCAATAGTTGGTGTTCCGGCCGGATAACCATTTGTCCATTTTGTCCAGTTCTTGCCTGCATCAATGGTAACGAACAATCCATTCTCGGTTCCCAAAAACAAGAGTTTGGGTTCTACCGGATCTTGTACCACCGAAAGCGTATAACTGTTTTCACCAACTTGAGCAGGTGTAACCATACTCTCCCAGGTGGCACCGAAATCTTTTGTGCGAAACAGATAAGGCTTGTAATCAAACAATCTATAATTATTCACTACCACAAAAGCTTCACCGGCATTGTAGGTTGAAGCCTGAATTTGTGCTACCCACGCATTCTTCGGCATGCCGGCAATTTTGGCCGTAGTGTTCGTCCAGGTTTTGCCACCATCCTGTGTTACCTGCACTTGTCCATCATCCGTACCTACCCAAATCACACCTTGCTTTACCGGGCTTGGCGCGATAGCCAAAATGGTACAGTGATTTTCTGCACCAGTTGCATCCATCGTCAATCCACCACTTTCGTGTTGCTTTTGTTTGGATGGATCGTTGGTGGTTAAATCAGGTGAAATGATTTCCCAGGTGTCGCCTTTGTTGGTCGACTTATGTAAGAACTGGCTTCCATAATATATGGTTGAATTGCTCAATGGATCCTGCGCCAACGCAGCGTTCCAGTTGTAACGCAATTTCATGTTTGCATCCGGATGTGTGGGGCGAAGATTTTTTGTAAACCCGGTTTGCAAATCGAAACGCGCCAGGTTACCCCCTTGCGACATGGCGTAACCGTAACGGTTATCATCCGGATCGGGTGATGCATCAAAGCCATCACCAAATAAAACTTCCTGCCAGTAGCTGTTGCGGATACCCGCGTTGCGCCACACATAAGCCGGGCCAACCCACGAACCATTATCCTGCATACCGCCATATACATTGTACGGATGCGCCATGTCTACATTAATGTGGTAGAACTGACCAACCGGAATGTTATCAGCAAACACCCAGGTCTTGCCCATATCGCGGGAGATGTTTAAACCACCATCGTTACCATCGATTATCATACTTGGATTTTCAGGGTGTATCCACCACGCATGGTGATCGGGGTGAACACCGTAGTAAGGCAGCAATTGTTGAAATGACTTTCCGCCATCTTCACTTACGTTTACGCGAGAGAAAATGGTATAGAGTCTGTTTTCGTTTTTCGGATCAACATAAATCTCGAAATAATAAAACGGGCGATCGCCAATTTCACCTTTATTATTGACCATGGTCCACTTCTCACCACCATCTTCCGAACGGTACAACGCATTCTTCTTGGATTCAACCAAGGCGTACACAATGTTTGGTTTGCTTCGCGCGATGGCGAGACCCATGCGACCAAGGTCACCGGCTGGCAATCCTTCCTTATCGGATAATTTTTTCCAGTTTTTACCGCCATCATGCGTTACATAAAGACCAGAACCCGGGCCACCTGAATTAAATGTCCACGGCATTCTGCGGTGCTCCCACATGTTGGCGAAAAGTTTATTGGGGTTGGATGGATCCATCACCAACTCAGCACAACCCGTTTTGTTATCCACAAACAGAATGCGCTCCCAGGTAGCGCCACCATCGGTTGTTTTGTATACACCGCGTTCAGGATGTTCGCCCCAAGGTGAACCAATGGCAGCAACATAAACCGTATTCGGATTTTTCGGATCGATGATGATACGATGAATGTGACGGGTTTTTTCGAGGCCCATCAATTGCCATGTTTTTCCACCGTCCAAAGTCTTATAAATACCGTAACCACCATTTAAACTGTTACGAGGGTTACCTTCACCGGTACCCACCCAAACCACGGCCGGGTTATCCTGCTGAATGGCGATGGCACCAATAGACAAAGTAGCTTCCTTGTCAAAAATCGGTTCCCACGAAACGCCCCCGCTGGTTGAAAGCCACACACCGCCCGAAGCGGCACCGGCATAAATGATATCAGGATTGCTCACCACTGCATCGATGGCAGTGATACGGCCGCTCATGCCAGCAGGACCAATCGCTCGTGGGGTCAAACCCTTCAGCTTATCCATATCCAGTTTTTGCGACCAGGCCGGAACGATCAACATCAGGCCCAGAATGATCAGTAAAAATCTCATAGGTTGTAATTTTTTAGATGGGCTAAGATACCATTCTGCATCGCGTTTTACAGAAGCACTTTACTAAACCGGATTTTTTTAGGATAGATCGCCCGCAGGTTATATAAGCGGCTGCGGAAAATTTTCGGATCAAGTAAGGGTCACATAGGGGTAAAGCGACTTTGGGTTGTCATACTATCAAAAACCGCCTAAAACCTTAACTTGCGCAGAAACTGAAAGGCCAGGTGCAATCATCAACCGAAAGTTTTAGTGCAATCCGTTTGGGCGACCTAAGCGCTTTTGAGATGATGTTTAAAACCTACTATAAACCCTTGTGCCGATATGCCTCTACGTTTGTGGGCGATCCCGAAGACGCTGAGGAAGTTGTGCAAGCTGCCTTTATCGGGATATGGGAAAAACGCCAACACATCGACATTACCACTTCCGTAAAAGCGTACCTGTACCGGGCCATTCGAAATGCCTGCCTGAATGAAATCAAACATCAGAAGGTAAAGCAACTCTATGCCGACCACGAACTGAAGTCAGGAGAAAAATATGCCGAAGCTACCGACCAGGGTACCCTTCGTGGCGAACTGGAAGAAAAAATTAAAACTGCGCTGTTGGCCTTGCCCGAGCAGTGTCGCATTATTTTTCAGTTGAGCCGGTTTGAAGAATTGAAATATCAGGAAATAGCCGATCAGTTAAATCTCTCTGTGAAAACGGTAGAGAACCAGATGGGCAAAGCCTTGAAAATTATGCGTGAACAATTACGCGACTACCTGCCACTGATTGCCATACTCATGAACGGATTGTTGGAGCCATGAACGGAGAAGGATACGATATGGATGAGTTGGTTGGTAAGTACATTACCGGGGAAGCTACTGAACAGGAAAAGCAGTTGGTTCGGGAGTGGTGTGCCCTATCGGATGAGAATCAAAAATATTTCGATCACGCTAAACTGATTTATGAAAAAGCACAGGTTGATGACGGACATGAATATAATGCAGAAGCAGCCTGGGAAAAGGTGAAAGAAAAAATCAATGTTGGTAAAGTCCGAAAATTACCCATGGTAAACCTGTGGCGTGTGGCGGCCAGCCTGTTGCTGATCAGTGTGCTCTCCTATTTTCTGCATTGGCAGTTTTTCAGTACCGAGCAACTTCAGTTAGCCAGCGAAGTTGAAGTAGTTACGCAAACGCTTGCCGACAACACAGAAATAGCGTTGAATAAAAACAGCGCAGCTGAAGTGGTGTACAACGAGCGAAAAAAGACAGGTGTTATAAAACTAAAAGGTGAAGCTACCATTACCATAAAGCCTGATAAAAAAGTTGAGTGGCTGGTGCAAACCGATGAACTGTTTATTCGGGATATCGGCACCACCTTTAATGTAAATGCATACACAGATAATCCAATCGTTGAAGTTTCAGTGATTGAAGGCGAAGTCCAGTTTTACTCCAACCAGGACGAAGGCATTTCCATAAAAGCCGGTGAAAAAGGATTGTTCGATAAATCCACCAAACAATTTTCGAAGGCCGAAGCCAACCCGAATGTGATTGCCTATAAAACACTGGAATTCACATTCGATGATATCGCCCTGACAGAGGCTGTGAATCAACTTAGTCAGGTTTACAACCGAAAAATTGTAGTTACTGAAAACATCAAAACATGTCGCCTCACAGTAAGCTTTACGAATGAAAGCCTGGAAACCATTCTGGGAATAATTTCCGAAACCCTTAACCTTACCGTAACCGACACAGGAACAGAAATAATTCTTGATGGAGTGGGTTGCCCATAAGAAACCTTATCGCCAATCTCCCGTTAGTGACTGCGTCTCTTGTCTATTTATGAGATCCTTTCTCTGTGTATTCATTCTAATCGGCTCTTTACCCGTATTGGCCCAACAGGTGCCCGTGCTTGAACGGCAGGTATCCATTCAGGCTCAGGATGAACGCCTTGATATTTTCTTAAAAAGACTTTCGCAGGAATCCGGATGTGTGTTTTCCTATAGTGCCTCCTCGCTTGATGTGTCGCGATCTGTTTCCTATGAATTTGAACAGCAAACCACCCGTGAAATATTAGAGACTGTTTTTGATGGCAACATCAAAATGAAACAAAAAGGAGTGTACGTCATTCTTACACCGGCTCCCAATGTCTCAAAAGAAGTAGTTATTCGCGGGTATATTGTAGATGAGACCTCCGGTTCACGAATCGGTAACGCTACGGTTTACAACCCGGTTACGCTTCGTTCGGTTACAACCGATCAATACGGATACTTTGAGTACGTGGTGAAGAAACCAACTACTTATGATTACAAACTCATTGTTAAAAAAGTTGATTACACCGATACGGTTCTGTTGGCTCCGCAAAAGCGTTCATCGTTCCAAAAGATTTCCATTCGCATTGATAAAGAGAAACTGAATAACGTGGGCGAAAGCCTCGCGAAACCCGCAGTGAAATTTTGGTCGTGGACGAAACGTTCCGTGGCCAGTATTCACCTAACCAACATGCGCGATACCATTCACCGCACGTGGCAGGTTTCGTTTGTTCCATTTGTAGGCACCAACCGCAAGTTAAGCGGCAGTGTTACCAACGATTGGTCGTTCAACATGATTGGTGGTTATTCGGCAGGAACCAACAAAGCTGAATTCGGAGGCGTGTTCAACATCAACACCAGCAATGTAAAAGCCTTCCAGGCTGCTGGTGTGTTTAACCTGAATGGCGGTGAAACCAAAGGTGTTCAATTGGGCGGAACATTCAACTTAAATCTTCAGTCAGCAAGCGGAGTACAGGCTGCAGGATTTGCAAACCTTAACATGCAAAATATGCAAGGCGTACAACTTGCCGGTTTCTTAAACCTGACCGGTAAACACACCACAGGGGCACAGGTGTCAGGCTTTGCCAACATCAGTAAATCCATCAGCGGTTCGCAGGTATCAGGCTTTGTGAATATCGCGAAGCAAATTTCCGGATCGCAAATCGGCTTTCTTAACATAGCCGATAGCATTCGGGGTGTCCCTATTGGTTTTTTAAGCTTTGTGGCCAAGGGATACCACACGCTAGAACTGGGTGTCGATGAAGTGATGCCGGTCAGTATTTCTTTTCGAACAGGTGTTCGTGTTTTCTATAATATTATCAGCGTTGGTGT contains these protein-coding regions:
- a CDS encoding ABC transporter ATP-binding protein; translated protein: MVTIKNLSFAYGNQKGIRFPDFSIEKGEHCLLLGESGSGKTTLLHVLGGLLRGYSGSVEVAGTELSSLSETALDHFRGKHMGFVFQRNHLISALTVEKNLIMAPYLAELPINHTQVEEVLGSLGIAEKKHSKVTELSQGQAQRVAIARAVLNNPPVILADEPTSALDDKSCAQVIDLLIQQANAHQATLLVATHDQRLKDKIGKQISLHG
- a CDS encoding RNA polymerase sigma-70 factor, with product MQSSTESFSAIRLGDLSAFEMMFKTYYKPLCRYASTFVGDPEDAEEVVQAAFIGIWEKRQHIDITTSVKAYLYRAIRNACLNEIKHQKVKQLYADHELKSGEKYAEATDQGTLRGELEEKIKTALLALPEQCRIIFQLSRFEELKYQEIADQLNLSVKTVENQMGKALKIMREQLRDYLPLIAILMNGLLEP
- a CDS encoding DUF4974 domain-containing protein, giving the protein MNGEGYDMDELVGKYITGEATEQEKQLVREWCALSDENQKYFDHAKLIYEKAQVDDGHEYNAEAAWEKVKEKINVGKVRKLPMVNLWRVAASLLLISVLSYFLHWQFFSTEQLQLASEVEVVTQTLADNTEIALNKNSAAEVVYNERKKTGVIKLKGEATITIKPDKKVEWLVQTDELFIRDIGTTFNVNAYTDNPIVEVSVIEGEVQFYSNQDEGISIKAGEKGLFDKSTKQFSKAEANPNVIAYKTLEFTFDDIALTEAVNQLSQVYNRKIVVTENIKTCRLTVSFTNESLETILGIISETLNLTVTDTGTEIILDGVGCP